In a genomic window of Alkalihalobacillus sp. TS-13:
- a CDS encoding helix-turn-helix domain-containing protein, translating into MSHEINHMIGKKIKMIRTERKLSLDDLSKLTNVSKAMLGQIERGTSSPTVSTLWKIASGLGVSFSSFVEEEAPTFSKVRIDDVEPLLEDDGRYLVHTLFPTEPNRNFEAYAVTLQPGCSYTSPSHGTGVEEYLFLHEGELNVLIEDSTHSLKAGEAFRFSADFAHTYQNTSLKRCELYLIIHYR; encoded by the coding sequence ATGTCACATGAAATCAATCATATGATCGGTAAAAAAATAAAGATGATCCGTACGGAACGGAAATTGAGCCTGGATGATTTGTCTAAGCTGACAAACGTCAGTAAGGCGATGCTCGGTCAGATCGAGCGTGGTACGTCCAGCCCAACAGTGAGTACATTATGGAAAATCGCTTCAGGACTCGGTGTCTCTTTTTCCTCTTTTGTCGAGGAGGAAGCACCAACGTTTTCGAAAGTAAGGATCGATGATGTGGAGCCTTTGTTAGAAGATGATGGGCGTTATTTGGTACACACTCTCTTCCCAACTGAGCCTAACCGTAATTTCGAAGCATATGCTGTCACATTGCAACCCGGTTGTTCCTATACGAGTCCCTCGCATGGTACCGGTGTTGAGGAATACCTTTTCCTTCACGAGGGTGAATTGAATGTCTTGATAGAGGATTCGACCCATTCACTGAAAGCGGGGGAAGCCTTCCGCTTTTCCGCAGATTTTGCGCATACCTACCAAAATACTTCCTTAAAACGTTGTGAACTGTATTTGATCATCCATTATCGTTGA
- the lpdA gene encoding dihydrolipoyl dehydrogenase: protein MVVGEVIQERELIIVGGGPGGYNAAIRAAQLGIEVTLIEKGELGGICLSKGCIPSKLYAHTAEKLGDWKHMQQLGIEATEPKFNMDQHNTYMIQTVSALQKGVEALCKANKIEVINGSASFMTGNRIGVESGDTFEMFKYEKAIVATGASSYIPQEIDARFNHVYNAQEIYAIEEVPEHLVIYGSDYIALEAATSFNAMGSKVTIVLDGGNEFGIDTEINKELTRVLKKSKIKVIKNTVIETVEESDDNVTLYLLKKDEKLTVDGSHLLVSTGFRPNTTDLGLEALSMETDENGFLVVNEFSETTEKNIYAVGDVTIGPSLAVKAIKQGKVAAEHIAGKTPELNLRYIPTVVHTSTPIAYAGLTEAQAVEEGYQVVTGQFSMAGNGFASIAGKKEGLVKIVKDAETDLLLGVHMIGQGAVEMISSGVTALEMAARDEDLSYPFYPHPSFNEGWLEALESMTGEAIHIPPNKQQKKEAEPVG, encoded by the coding sequence ATGGTAGTAGGTGAAGTAATACAAGAGCGTGAATTGATCATCGTCGGCGGTGGACCTGGTGGATACAATGCTGCAATCCGTGCTGCCCAGCTCGGAATCGAGGTTACTTTGATTGAAAAAGGAGAACTCGGTGGCATCTGCCTAAGTAAAGGGTGTATCCCATCAAAGCTTTATGCCCACACAGCTGAAAAGCTGGGGGATTGGAAACACATGCAGCAGCTTGGGATTGAAGCTACTGAACCTAAGTTCAACATGGACCAGCACAACACCTACATGATACAAACCGTTTCTGCTTTGCAAAAGGGTGTTGAAGCTCTATGTAAAGCAAATAAAATCGAGGTCATTAATGGGAGCGCCTCTTTTATGACTGGAAACCGTATCGGTGTTGAATCGGGCGATACGTTCGAGATGTTTAAATATGAAAAGGCGATTGTCGCGACTGGGGCATCATCCTATATACCACAGGAGATCGACGCTCGCTTCAATCACGTATACAACGCTCAGGAGATATACGCAATCGAAGAAGTGCCAGAGCATCTCGTAATCTATGGATCCGACTATATTGCTTTAGAAGCGGCTACGAGTTTCAATGCAATGGGCTCGAAGGTTACGATTGTCTTAGATGGGGGTAATGAGTTCGGAATTGATACGGAGATCAACAAAGAATTGACGCGTGTCTTGAAAAAATCAAAGATAAAAGTCATCAAAAATACCGTTATCGAAACAGTTGAAGAAAGTGATGACAACGTAACCCTTTACTTGCTGAAAAAGGATGAAAAACTGACGGTTGATGGATCTCATCTGCTCGTTTCAACTGGATTCAGGCCGAACACTACTGACCTTGGTCTTGAAGCATTATCAATGGAAACAGACGAGAACGGGTTTCTAGTCGTCAACGAATTCAGCGAAACGACAGAAAAGAATATCTATGCGGTAGGGGATGTAACGATCGGACCTTCACTTGCTGTCAAAGCGATCAAGCAAGGAAAAGTAGCAGCAGAACACATTGCAGGGAAAACACCGGAGCTCAATCTCCGCTACATCCCGACAGTGGTTCATACTTCTACTCCGATCGCATACGCAGGCCTTACGGAAGCACAAGCTGTGGAAGAGGGCTATCAAGTAGTTACCGGCCAATTCTCGATGGCAGGGAATGGCTTCGCGAGTATCGCTGGTAAAAAAGAAGGGCTTGTCAAAATCGTCAAAGACGCTGAAACAGATCTGTTGCTCGGTGTCCATATGATCGGTCAGGGTGCAGTAGAAATGATATCATCTGGTGTGACAGCACTTGAGATGGCAGCTCGCGATGAAGATCTCTCGTATCCATTCTATCCTCACCCAAGCTTCAACGAAGGATGGTTGGAAGCACTTGAGTCAATGACCGGAGAAGCGATTCATATCCCGCCGAACAAACAACAGAAGAAAGAAGCAGAGCCAGTAGGATGA
- a CDS encoding dihydrolipoamide acetyltransferase family protein, which translates to MIEVKLHDIGEGITEGEITHFHVSPGDVVKIDQPLVEVQTDKVTAELPSPVAGTVKEIKASEGEVVTVGTTIILIEKEGSVPTQDKMPEEPLQEKQEKPVPAAQPERSMSAVQSMTRLTRRVLAAPYTRKIARENNVDIEQINGSGPAGRVTEEDVYQFINGGQEQVEKKQEGSSETPVSITKAAVETKEIPFKGRRKQIAQKMTQSLYTIPHVSHFDEVDLTNLLDLKKSLKTADPDGSKGMNVSLAAFFVKALQLALRDYPIFNAKLDEENEVIRLEGEVNMGIATDADDGLIVPVVKNVEQKSISTINSEMKELINKAKTNKLKPSEMKGGTFTISNVGPLGSTGATPIINHPEVGLMAFHKTKKMPVVINDEIVIRSIMNVSMTFDHRVADGATAVAFTNRFMHYIENPAAMTLELI; encoded by the coding sequence ATGATTGAAGTAAAGCTCCATGACATCGGGGAAGGAATAACAGAAGGAGAAATTACACATTTTCATGTCTCTCCAGGAGACGTAGTCAAAATCGACCAACCATTAGTAGAGGTCCAAACAGATAAAGTAACGGCGGAACTTCCGTCGCCAGTCGCTGGTACGGTAAAAGAAATCAAAGCCTCTGAAGGTGAAGTCGTCACAGTCGGTACTACGATCATCCTGATTGAAAAAGAAGGGAGTGTCCCTACGCAAGATAAGATGCCGGAAGAACCACTACAGGAGAAACAAGAAAAACCTGTACCAGCTGCTCAACCTGAACGTTCAATGAGCGCAGTACAGTCCATGACACGCTTAACAAGACGTGTACTTGCAGCTCCATATACAAGGAAAATTGCTCGTGAAAACAACGTAGACATCGAGCAGATCAATGGGTCTGGCCCAGCTGGACGCGTAACCGAAGAGGATGTCTATCAATTCATCAATGGCGGTCAGGAACAGGTGGAAAAGAAACAAGAAGGATCGTCTGAGACCCCTGTTTCAATAACAAAAGCTGCGGTAGAAACAAAAGAAATTCCGTTCAAAGGACGCCGAAAACAGATTGCGCAGAAGATGACGCAATCACTTTACACGATTCCACATGTATCGCACTTTGACGAAGTCGATCTTACGAATCTATTAGACTTGAAAAAATCCCTTAAAACAGCTGACCCGGATGGATCGAAGGGCATGAACGTATCACTCGCAGCCTTCTTTGTAAAAGCGTTACAGCTAGCGCTACGTGATTATCCAATCTTCAATGCAAAACTGGATGAAGAGAATGAAGTCATTCGCCTTGAAGGTGAAGTGAACATGGGGATTGCGACAGATGCAGATGATGGTTTGATCGTACCTGTTGTGAAGAATGTTGAGCAAAAGTCGATTTCCACGATCAACAGTGAAATGAAAGAGCTGATTAATAAAGCTAAAACGAATAAATTGAAGCCATCTGAAATGAAGGGCGGTACTTTCACGATCAGTAATGTCGGTCCGCTAGGGAGCACTGGGGCGACCCCAATCATCAACCATCCTGAAGTCGGTTTGATGGCTTTCCATAAGACAAAGAAAATGCCAGTTGTCATCAATGATGAAATCGTCATCCGTTCGATCATGAACGTATCGATGACATTCGATCACCGTGTTGCGGACGGAGCTACCGCAGTCGCATTTACAAATCGCTTCATGCACTATATCGAAAACCCTGCAGCAATGACATTGGAGCTGATATAA
- a CDS encoding alpha-ketoacid dehydrogenase subunit beta, which yields MSTAVKTQKLTMVQAITDAMATMMREHDNVLVLGEDVGRNGGVFRATDGLQAEFGEKRVIDTPLAESGIIGTSIGLAMNGFRPIAEMQFFGFIYPAFNQIMTHASRIRSRTLGHFTVPMVIRAPFGAGVRAPEIHSDSVEALFTHMPGIKVVVPSNAYDAKGLLIASIEDSDPVLFLEPMRCYRSHKLEVPEEKYTVEIGKGARLQEGEDITLIAWGAMVDVVKKAAKEIEQAEGITCDVLDLRTLYPLDRDLISESVQKTGRGVIVHEAPGTGGVGNDVVSLINDTSFLHLRSPIKRVTGHDTPVPMFAIEDHYLPDAERVKQAIVDTVRF from the coding sequence ATGAGTACAGCGGTTAAAACTCAGAAACTGACGATGGTGCAAGCGATCACCGATGCAATGGCGACAATGATGCGCGAGCATGACAATGTACTCGTTTTAGGTGAGGATGTCGGAAGGAATGGCGGAGTTTTCCGTGCGACTGACGGACTTCAGGCTGAATTCGGCGAAAAACGAGTCATTGATACGCCATTGGCGGAATCTGGAATCATCGGAACTTCGATCGGACTTGCGATGAATGGCTTCCGACCGATTGCGGAAATGCAATTTTTCGGCTTCATCTATCCTGCATTCAACCAGATCATGACGCATGCTTCACGGATCCGTTCACGTACACTTGGTCATTTTACAGTGCCAATGGTTATTCGAGCGCCATTCGGAGCTGGTGTCCGTGCGCCTGAAATCCACTCTGACAGTGTCGAAGCACTCTTCACACATATGCCAGGTATCAAGGTGGTCGTTCCATCCAATGCATATGATGCAAAAGGGCTTTTGATTGCGAGCATCGAGGATTCTGATCCGGTCTTGTTCTTGGAGCCGATGCGCTGCTACCGTTCACATAAGCTTGAAGTACCGGAAGAGAAATATACAGTTGAAATCGGAAAAGGTGCTCGTCTTCAAGAGGGTGAAGACATAACCCTGATTGCATGGGGGGCGATGGTGGACGTCGTAAAGAAAGCGGCGAAGGAAATTGAACAAGCGGAAGGGATCACGTGTGATGTTCTTGATTTGCGTACGCTTTATCCGCTAGACCGTGATTTGATCAGTGAATCTGTCCAAAAAACCGGGCGTGGTGTCATTGTCCATGAAGCACCTGGAACAGGCGGAGTAGGCAACGATGTGGTTTCGTTGATCAATGACACCTCATTCCTGCACTTGCGCTCACCGATCAAGCGTGTGACAGGTCATGATACACCGGTTCCGATGTTTGCTATCGAGGACCACTATCTGCCTGATGCTGAGCGTGTCAAGCAGGCTATTGTTGATACAGTACGTTTCTAA
- the pdhA gene encoding pyruvate dehydrogenase (acetyl-transferring) E1 component subunit alpha, translating into METQFPMKQILNEDGVVVNSEFENEMTESLTKELYIKMLRARMFDRKGVNLQRQGRIGTYVPFEGQEAAQVGSSLVLEEGDWMFPTYRDHAATLTYGHSARNLFLYWKGYPIGCVPPEGKNIFPPAVPIASQLLHATGTAWAEKMKGTDRGSIVYFGDGATSEGDFHEGLNFASVFNAPVVFFNQNNGFAISVPMEKQMKTKTIAQKAVAYDIPGVRIDGNDIFVVYFETKKAMEHARQGNGPTLIEAVTYRYGAHTTADDPSKYRDQEEAKRRRETTDPLLRLERYMANKGYFEEAWKTQVEEEITREIEQAVEDMEAFGPAEPTDMFTHVFQTPTWSVQDQLDGFKSRIKEEV; encoded by the coding sequence ATGGAAACGCAATTTCCGATGAAACAGATCTTGAATGAAGATGGCGTCGTCGTCAACTCAGAATTTGAAAACGAGATGACAGAATCATTGACGAAAGAACTCTATATAAAAATGCTCAGAGCTCGGATGTTTGACCGCAAAGGTGTAAACCTCCAGCGGCAAGGCCGGATCGGTACGTATGTCCCATTTGAAGGGCAAGAAGCAGCTCAAGTAGGAAGCTCGCTTGTGCTTGAAGAAGGCGACTGGATGTTCCCGACATACCGTGATCATGCGGCGACTTTGACTTATGGCCATTCAGCCCGCAACCTCTTCCTTTATTGGAAAGGTTATCCGATAGGATGTGTACCCCCGGAAGGGAAGAACATTTTCCCTCCAGCAGTACCAATCGCTTCCCAACTTTTACATGCCACAGGTACAGCATGGGCTGAAAAAATGAAGGGAACCGACCGTGGCTCCATCGTCTATTTCGGTGACGGTGCAACTTCAGAAGGAGACTTTCATGAGGGGCTGAATTTTGCAAGCGTATTCAATGCCCCTGTTGTCTTTTTCAATCAAAACAACGGGTTCGCCATTTCGGTGCCGATGGAAAAACAGATGAAAACGAAGACGATTGCTCAAAAAGCAGTCGCTTATGACATCCCTGGCGTCCGAATCGACGGAAACGATATTTTTGTCGTGTATTTCGAAACGAAAAAAGCGATGGAGCATGCACGCCAAGGAAACGGTCCGACGTTGATCGAGGCTGTAACCTATCGCTACGGTGCTCATACGACGGCTGATGATCCAAGCAAATATCGTGATCAAGAAGAAGCGAAACGCCGCCGGGAAACCACCGATCCGCTATTGCGACTAGAGCGTTATATGGCTAATAAGGGCTATTTTGAAGAGGCTTGGAAAACACAGGTCGAAGAAGAGATCACAAGAGAAATCGAACAAGCTGTTGAAGATATGGAAGCATTCGGTCCAGCAGAGCCGACAGATATGTTTACGCATGTTTTCCAAACACCGACATGGTCTGTCCAAGATCAGCTTGATGGATTCAAGTCCCGTATCAAGGAGGAAGTGTAA
- a CDS encoding Glu/Leu/Phe/Val dehydrogenase dimerization domain-containing protein has product MFERINGHEQVLFCNDPDTGLKAIIAIHNTTLGPALGGCRMRPYNSTDEAIEDVLRLSKGMTYKCAAADVDFGGGKAVIIGDPLKDRSPELFRAFGQFVESLSGRFYTGTDMGTTPDDFVHALKETNCIVGVPEEYGGSGDSSIPTAEGVLYGLKATNNVLYGSDDLSGKTYSIQGLGKVGYKVAEKLLEDGADLYVTDINESAIRRIIEHAEGLKGNVKVVEGDEIYSVPADVFVPCALGGIINDETIEKLKVKAVVGSANNQLLRDEHGKFLQEKGIIYAPDYIVNAGGLIQVSDELYSPNKDRVLAKTKAIYDTLMEIYQKSNEQSISTAESANQFCNDRLTKRMKRNSFFSHKKRQKWNVRN; this is encoded by the coding sequence ATGTTTGAACGCATCAATGGACACGAACAAGTTTTGTTTTGCAATGATCCTGATACAGGGTTGAAAGCAATTATCGCGATACATAATACGACACTGGGACCAGCACTGGGCGGTTGTCGTATGAGACCATACAATTCTACGGATGAGGCGATCGAGGACGTACTCCGTCTATCAAAAGGAATGACCTATAAATGTGCTGCGGCAGATGTCGACTTCGGAGGCGGAAAGGCAGTCATCATCGGAGATCCATTGAAGGATCGATCACCGGAATTGTTCCGTGCGTTCGGCCAATTCGTAGAGTCGTTAAGCGGACGTTTCTATACGGGTACCGATATGGGGACGACTCCAGACGATTTCGTCCATGCATTGAAAGAAACGAATTGCATCGTCGGTGTCCCTGAAGAATATGGCGGAAGCGGAGATTCATCGATTCCGACTGCAGAAGGGGTCCTTTATGGTCTGAAAGCGACGAATAACGTCCTTTACGGTTCCGATGATTTAAGTGGTAAAACGTATTCGATCCAGGGACTTGGAAAAGTTGGATACAAAGTGGCTGAAAAGCTTCTTGAAGATGGCGCCGACCTTTATGTCACTGATATTAATGAATCTGCAATCAGACGGATCATCGAGCATGCTGAAGGTCTGAAAGGGAACGTGAAAGTCGTAGAAGGTGATGAAATCTATAGTGTTCCAGCGGATGTTTTCGTTCCTTGTGCACTTGGTGGAATCATCAATGATGAAACAATTGAGAAGTTGAAAGTGAAAGCCGTCGTCGGATCGGCGAACAACCAGCTTTTAAGAGATGAACACGGCAAGTTCTTGCAGGAAAAAGGAATCATATATGCACCAGACTATATCGTTAACGCTGGCGGACTCATCCAGGTGTCTGATGAGTTGTACAGCCCGAACAAAGACCGCGTATTGGCAAAAACAAAAGCGATATATGACACGCTGATGGAAATCTACCAAAAATCAAATGAACAATCGATCTCCACTGCAGAGTCTGCAAATCAATTTTGTAATGATCGTTTGACAAAGAGAATGAAGCGCAACAGCTTCTTCAGTCATAAGAAACGACAAAAATGGAATGTACGTAACTAA
- a CDS encoding thioesterase family protein: protein MKPGMQVGQQATITATVTPDMYAQFEGNLVHPAYSTVSMVYHMEWAARQIILPYLEEHEEGIGGGVTAKHLNPTPAGSEITVTAILREIKGKAVICDLEVRNNKEKIGEGEVTQYILPKEMIKEKIESMKA, encoded by the coding sequence ATGAAGCCAGGTATGCAAGTAGGTCAACAGGCTACCATTACTGCTACAGTGACACCTGATATGTATGCGCAGTTCGAAGGGAATTTAGTACACCCTGCTTATTCGACTGTTTCGATGGTCTATCACATGGAATGGGCTGCACGACAAATCATTCTCCCTTATCTCGAAGAACACGAGGAAGGGATTGGCGGCGGAGTAACAGCGAAACATTTGAATCCTACGCCTGCGGGAAGTGAAATCACCGTAACGGCTATCCTTAGAGAAATAAAAGGGAAGGCGGTCATCTGTGATCTCGAAGTCCGGAACAATAAAGAAAAAATCGGAGAAGGCGAAGTCACTCAATATATACTACCGAAAGAGATGATCAAGGAAAAAATCGAGTCGATGAAGGCTTAA
- a CDS encoding SDR family oxidoreductase, giving the protein MLNEKVAVITGASRGAGKAIATRLAAEGTKLAIIGSSEQIHETAKELEENGSEVLSLQADVTDEQQVKKAFKQTFDHYGQVDILINNAGIGFFKTAGETTLEEWEKVFAVNTRGVFLTTKEVLPFMKEKRSGTIITISSDVGRRTIANGSAYTATKYAVQGFIGSVAQEVQEYGIRVGTVNPGAIDTFFADSKQGEVHKEDWLKVDDIAEAVCYMASAPKHMVIDEIVLHPLSQEYPRY; this is encoded by the coding sequence ATGCTAAATGAAAAAGTAGCTGTCATCACGGGTGCATCCCGGGGTGCAGGAAAAGCAATTGCCACCCGATTAGCAGCCGAGGGAACGAAATTAGCAATCATCGGGTCTTCTGAACAGATCCATGAAACCGCAAAAGAATTAGAGGAAAACGGCAGCGAGGTACTGAGCCTTCAGGCCGATGTTACAGATGAGCAACAAGTTAAAAAAGCGTTCAAGCAAACCTTCGATCATTACGGACAAGTTGATATTTTAATCAATAACGCTGGAATCGGATTTTTCAAAACCGCGGGAGAGACAACCCTTGAGGAATGGGAGAAAGTCTTTGCTGTCAACACGCGCGGAGTGTTTTTAACCACAAAGGAAGTCCTCCCGTTCATGAAGGAAAAACGATCCGGTACGATCATCACAATTTCATCTGATGTAGGTAGAAGGACGATCGCAAATGGATCAGCGTATACTGCTACCAAGTATGCGGTTCAAGGATTTATCGGTTCAGTCGCTCAGGAAGTGCAAGAGTACGGCATCCGTGTTGGTACTGTAAATCCTGGAGCAATCGATACGTTCTTTGCAGATTCCAAGCAGGGTGAAGTGCATAAGGAAGATTGGTTGAAGGTCGATGACATCGCAGAAGCAGTATGTTACATGGCTTCAGCTCCGAAACACATGGTCATCGATGAAATCGTCCTCCACCCATTGTCCCAGGAATACCCGAGATATTAA
- a CDS encoding sodium-dependent transporter: MAQQEQWASKLTFILAAAGSAIGLGAIWKFPYVAGNSGGGAFFLVFLLFTLLVGLPLLLAEFVIGRSTQKEAISAYRTIAPGWEFIGRIGVFSAFILLSFYSVIGGWILLYFGASITGYISGVSDYEQLFGTIISNPWTAVGSQLAFILLTIIVVARGIKEGIEKASKWMMPALFILFLILIGRSLTLDGAMEGVRFFLEPDFSRLTSEGVLFALGQSFFSLSLGISVMVTYSSYLSKNESLGRSAGSIVAMNIFITILSGLAIFPAVFSLGFEPTAGPGLLFIVLPSVFAQMPAGTFFFITFLALFLFATLTSAFSMLEIIVASVAKNSRQRRSKAAWLIGIAIFVVGVPSALSYGILGNITLFDKIIFDLMDYLVSNIMLPLGALLISIFVPWKMKREVLVAELTDGSHTGKRLLALWLLVLKYFVPLVIVIVFIDALGFI; encoded by the coding sequence ATGGCGCAGCAAGAACAATGGGCATCAAAACTTACATTCATTTTAGCAGCAGCAGGTTCGGCTATCGGACTGGGCGCGATCTGGAAGTTTCCATACGTCGCTGGTAATAGTGGTGGGGGGGCATTCTTCCTTGTATTCCTGCTATTCACTTTACTAGTAGGTCTACCGTTATTATTAGCTGAATTCGTTATTGGACGCAGTACACAAAAAGAAGCCATTTCAGCTTACCGAACCATAGCACCAGGGTGGGAATTCATCGGCCGTATTGGTGTATTCAGTGCATTCATTCTATTATCCTTCTATAGTGTAATTGGTGGTTGGATTCTATTATATTTCGGTGCAAGCATAACCGGGTACATTTCTGGTGTCAGTGACTATGAACAGTTATTTGGAACAATCATCTCCAATCCGTGGACAGCTGTAGGCTCTCAGCTTGCCTTCATCCTGTTGACGATTATCGTGGTTGCACGTGGGATTAAGGAAGGAATCGAGAAGGCAAGTAAATGGATGATGCCTGCGTTATTCATCTTGTTCCTCATTTTGATCGGACGCTCGTTGACACTGGATGGAGCGATGGAAGGGGTACGATTTTTTCTTGAGCCGGACTTTAGCAGATTGACATCTGAAGGTGTTCTTTTCGCACTTGGTCAGTCGTTCTTCTCCTTAAGTCTCGGTATATCTGTCATGGTGACGTACAGTTCTTATTTGTCGAAAAATGAAAGCCTGGGAAGGTCTGCAGGTTCGATCGTGGCGATGAACATCTTCATTACGATCCTTTCAGGGCTGGCCATTTTTCCGGCAGTATTCTCATTAGGCTTTGAGCCGACGGCAGGGCCAGGATTGTTGTTCATCGTTTTACCGTCTGTCTTTGCTCAAATGCCGGCAGGAACATTCTTCTTTATTACTTTCCTGGCATTATTCCTGTTCGCAACATTGACTTCAGCGTTCTCGATGCTTGAGATCATCGTTGCGTCTGTAGCGAAAAATTCCCGCCAGCGTCGTTCGAAAGCAGCTTGGTTGATTGGGATTGCTATTTTTGTAGTCGGTGTACCATCAGCACTTTCATATGGTATTCTGGGGAATATCACATTGTTTGATAAAATCATTTTTGACTTGATGGACTACCTTGTAAGTAACATCATGCTTCCGTTAGGGGCATTGTTGATTTCGATCTTTGTACCTTGGAAAATGAAGCGTGAAGTACTTGTGGCGGAATTGACAGATGGCAGTCATACTGGAAAAAGGCTATTGGCACTATGGCTGCTGGTGTTGAAGTATTTCGTACCGCTCGTTATTGTAATCGTATTCATTGATGCACTTGGATTCATTTAA
- a CDS encoding nitronate monooxygenase family protein — protein sequence MNPLYQLLKIKYPIIQGGMGNVSNAPLTAAISEAGGLGTIGIGTFQPDEIEDLIKRTKELTDKPFAVNIPLNVSPSVNEAAVLMLQYKVPVVVLSAGNPAPFIPKFKERGVRVICVVASVKHARKAEEAGADIIVAEGYEAAGINATEESTTMTLIPQVADAVDIPVVAAGGIGDGRGLAAALALGASGVQMGTRFIATQEGVFHENYKQKLIEAGDTETTIVGRSYGKIRRLMKTPYAKQLLEEEANGADLQSFVAKTTEEFHRKGAVEGDLEEGFINSGQIAGLIRDIPTVSELLERMMSELKKTLGTLDEKY from the coding sequence ATGAACCCGTTATACCAATTACTCAAAATCAAATACCCTATTATCCAAGGGGGGATGGGGAACGTTTCAAATGCACCTTTGACGGCTGCAATTTCTGAAGCTGGAGGTTTGGGAACAATCGGGATCGGTACCTTTCAACCTGATGAAATCGAAGATCTTATCAAACGTACAAAAGAACTTACGGACAAACCGTTTGCAGTGAATATTCCACTGAATGTTTCTCCATCTGTGAATGAAGCGGCGGTGCTCATGTTACAATACAAAGTGCCTGTTGTCGTGTTATCTGCAGGAAACCCCGCACCGTTCATCCCTAAGTTTAAAGAACGCGGAGTGAGAGTAATTTGTGTGGTCGCTTCAGTCAAACATGCACGAAAGGCAGAAGAAGCAGGCGCAGACATCATCGTTGCGGAAGGTTATGAAGCAGCCGGAATCAATGCAACTGAGGAATCGACGACAATGACCCTCATCCCGCAAGTGGCGGATGCGGTTGATATCCCTGTCGTTGCTGCTGGTGGTATTGGAGATGGACGTGGACTAGCGGCTGCCCTGGCACTTGGTGCGTCCGGGGTTCAGATGGGCACGCGATTTATTGCAACACAAGAGGGTGTTTTCCATGAGAACTATAAGCAAAAACTGATTGAAGCCGGTGATACAGAGACGACGATTGTCGGCAGAAGCTATGGGAAAATCCGCCGCCTGATGAAGACGCCTTATGCTAAACAGCTATTGGAAGAGGAAGCGAATGGAGCGGACCTTCAATCGTTCGTGGCGAAGACGACAGAAGAGTTCCACCGTAAAGGAGCGGTTGAAGGGGATTTAGAAGAAGGATTCATCAATTCGGGGCAAATCGCTGGATTAATCCGTGACATACCGACAGTTTCAGAGTTACTGGAGCGTATGATGTCAGAGTTGAAAAAAACGTTGGGCACGTTAGATGAAAAGTATTGA
- a CDS encoding gamma carbonic anhydrase family protein: MLYPYNGQSPLVDESVFIAPGVHIIGDVTIGKNSSVWFNTVVRGDEAPIRIGDRCNVQDNCTLHLYEEFPLILEDEVSIGHNVILHGCTIRKGALVGMGATILDGAEIGESAFIGANTLVPPGKKIPPRTMVMGSPGKVVRELNDKDLELIKLTIDTYEQKAKEFKENLAKSNLGVD; encoded by the coding sequence ATGTTATATCCATACAACGGTCAAAGTCCTCTAGTGGACGAATCCGTTTTTATCGCACCAGGTGTACATATCATTGGTGATGTTACGATTGGTAAAAATTCAAGTGTCTGGTTCAATACGGTGGTCCGTGGTGATGAAGCACCAATCCGAATCGGTGACCGCTGTAACGTCCAGGACAACTGTACACTACACTTATACGAAGAGTTCCCACTCATTCTTGAAGATGAAGTGTCGATCGGGCATAATGTCATCCTCCATGGGTGTACGATTCGTAAAGGTGCGCTGGTCGGGATGGGCGCGACAATCCTGGATGGCGCCGAAATCGGTGAATCTGCCTTTATCGGGGCAAACACATTGGTCCCACCTGGTAAAAAGATTCCACCTCGCACAATGGTGATGGGATCGCCAGGAAAAGTCGTCCGAGAACTGAATGATAAAGACCTTGAACTGATCAAATTGACGATTGACACCTATGAACAAAAAGCCAAAGAGTTTAAAGAAAACTTGGCGAAATCAAACCTTGGCGTAGATTGA